Proteins encoded by one window of Cannabis sativa cultivar Pink pepper isolate KNU-18-1 chromosome 4, ASM2916894v1, whole genome shotgun sequence:
- the LOC133036737 gene encoding uncharacterized protein LOC133036737, with product MATTRSGSKSPSPAKKVSKKSKKAPAVTSKVEPKMGLKKIAKNLVADVPETSASKKRALPVKVDAPKTKRAKISKSARDVSSDSDFEDEVHGEDQKPKVKSKVHARTSVKVEGFDLPKKNPAKEWDYIYDQKNLFIAKAFSTATFQVIENIKSCLSDVQLEIFSKTCFGHFLDLPEFKVQPQVFHGLLLREVQQPNDAELWVMIRGVRLRFSIEEFALIPG from the exons ATGGCAACCACTAGAAGTGGTTCGAAATCACCATCTCCGGCGAAGAAAGTTTCTAAAAAATCGAAGAAGGCTCCAGCTGTTACTTCCAAAGTCGAACCTAAAATggggttaaaaaaaattgctaaaaattTAGTGGCTGATGTTCCAGAGACATCGGCCTCTAAGAAAAGAGCCCTTCCTGTTAAAGTAGATGCTCCTAAGACTAAGAGAGCAAAAATTTCCAAGTCTGCACGCGAT GTTTCCTCAGATTCCGATTTTGAGGATGAAGTGCATGGTGAGGACCAAAAGCCCAAAGTTAAATCAAAG GTCCATGCTAGGACCTCAGTGAAGGTTGAAGGATTTGACCTACCAAAGAAAAATCCTGCTAAG GAATGGGATTATATATATGACCAGAAGAATCTGTTCATTGCTAAAGCCTTTTCCACTGCTACTTTCCAGGTGATAGAGAACATTAAATCTTGTCTTTCAGATGTACAGCttgaaatcttttcaaaaacctGTTTTGGTCATTTCCTTGACCTTCCCGAGTTTAAAGTTCAACCCCAAGTGTTTCATGGGTTGTTGCTCCGAGAGGTTCAGCAACCTAATGATGCTGAGTTGTGGGTTATGATACGCGGTGTTAGGCTTAGGTTTAGCATTGAGGAATTTGCATTGATTCCGGGTTAG
- the LOC133036629 gene encoding uncharacterized protein LOC133036629, with the protein MASMQTQFSTVFADSYAKEKGSDSSNDDDGGGDEADFDLNESEETDENEEENVMGDDEGEGSEGEEKDDQPDEDSDSKEKNDNGSDDDATDSEEKVDK; encoded by the exons ATGGCTTCAATGCAGACACAGTTTTCTACTGTTTTTGCCGATTCCTATGCCAAg GAAAAAGGCAGTGACTCTTCCAATGATGATGATGGAGGTGGTGATGAAGCAGATTTTGATTTAAATGAATCTGAAGAAACTGATGAAAATGAAGAAGAGAATGTTATGGGTGATGACGAAGGGGAGGGTAGTGAAGGTGAAGAGAAGGATGATCAACCCGATGAAGATTCtgactcaaaagaaaaaaatgataatggCAGTGATGATGATGCCACTGATAGTGAGGAGAAGGTAGATAAGTAG
- the LOC133036738 gene encoding uncharacterized protein LOC133036738, whose product MAVFVDFVVRNLLLNFVDFNDGPTQIDVEAICSSGVKAVELMMSSDGIGGDPCKQISVSENVEVTDRRLVCFEMGATGLNVDSNIELEDDPIPVEETPLVDKRKSKKPIALTSPFMEYDSSISSSKDGSGYGVVKYVAGLCPLDDKIGEDVEHKDEIDFDLWLGEGRRSKKDPHDKEKVYLKGKDKIVPPFRFGVEDVATKMWFHKLAYPGQCLTNSHLDIIFYYLRKKGKYAKEPKVKFTTTDCLFFKTIHALYEKFIAQKKNLSLITAQHAIADYIRGRKMLCGSPWHLCDHVFFIIHMETESHWILGRLNIEERRVYMYNSLSTAMKDSAAIKACQPFAVLLPHFFALFDEFKKENKPICLDPFEVVKVDGLPQQTSK is encoded by the exons atggctGTGTTTGTAGATTTTGTTGTTCGGAATTTATTGTTG AATTTCGTTGATTTCAATGACGGCCCTACTCAAATAGATGTTGAGGCTATTTGTTCATCCGGGGTAAAAGCAGTTGAGCTTATG ATGTCTTCAGATGGAATTGGTGGTGATCCTTGTAAACAGATTTCAGTTTCTGAAAATGTTGAGGTTACGGATCGTCGTCTTGTTTGTTTtgag atggGTGCAACAGGTCTCAATGTTGATTCTAACATTGAACTTGAAGATGACCCAATTCCCGTTGAAGAAACTCCTCTTGTTGACAAGAGGAAATCTAAGAAACCCATAGCGCTGACGTCTCCGTTTATGGAGTATGACTCTTCCATTTCTAGTTCTAAAGATGGTTCTGGTTATGGAGTTGTTAAGTATGTGGCTGGGTTGTGTCCTCTCGATGATAAGATTGGTGAAGATGTAGAACATAAAGACGAGATTGATTTTGACTTGTGGCTTGGTGAAGGACGCCGATCGAAGAAAGAtcc GCATGATAAGGAGAAGGTTTACTTGAAGGGTAAGGATAAGATTGTTCCCCCTTTTCGTTTTGGCGTGGAAGATGTTGCAACCAAGATGTGGTTCCACAAGCTTGCATATCCTGGCCAATGTTTGACTAATTCt cATCTGGACATCATTTTTTACTATCTACGTAAAAAAGGAAAGTATGCAAAGGAGCCAAAGGTTAAGTTCACAACCACCGATTGCTTATTCTTCAAAACCATTCatgctttgtatgaaaaatttattgcacagaaaaaaaatctttctttgataacTGCCCAGCATGCCATTGCTGATTATATAAGAGGTAGAAAAATGTTATGTGGTTCCCCTTGGCATTTGTGCGATCATGTTTTCTTTATCATCCATATGGAGACTGAATCACATTGGATTCTTGGTCGATTGAATATTGAGGAAAGGCGTGTGTACATGTACAACTCCTTGTCGACTGCTATGAAAGATAGTGCTGCTATCAAAGCTTGTCAGCCATTTGCGGTGTTGTTGCCCCACTTTTTTGCTTTGTTTGATGAGttcaaaaaggaaaacaaaCCGATTTGTTTAGACCCTTTCGAAGTTGTTAAGGTTGATGGTTTGCCTCAACAAACCTCTAAgtaa
- the LOC133036739 gene encoding uncharacterized protein LOC133036739, which yields MEFEFHMRELDNLDKRIRPYLEKIGHEKWSRYSTMTSNIAEALNSANLAKKGNTGDNINGVKPANQNLFDVIDEDRTRIVNLKEKTCTCNRFQKDEMPCNHAVAVMKDLNINTYNYCAQYYTSKAWLQTYEETVYPVGNVREWELPDFFEEIIVLPPKERIKSGRPRKRRMAAAWETKKQNKCGKCGQKGHNKKTCRRITA from the exons ATGGAGTTTGAATTCCATATGAGGGAGCTAGACAACTTGGATAAGCGCATAAGACCGTACCTGGAGAAAATTGGCCATGAAAAATGGTCAAG GTACTCTACCATGACATCAAACATAGCTGAGGCACTGAACTCAGCAAATTTAGCAAAGAAGGGAAACACCGGTGACAACATTAATGGA GTGAAACCAGCAAACCAGAACCTGTTTGATGTGATAGATGAAGACAGAACAAGAATAGTAAACTTGAAGGAGAAGACGTGCACATGCAATAGATTTCAAAAAGATGAAATGCCATGTAACCATGCAGTCGCCGTCATGAAGGACTTgaacataaacacatacaactaCTGTGCACAATACTACACATCAAAAGCATGGCTGCAAACATATGAAGAAACAGTATACCCAGTTGGAAACGTAAGAGAATGGGAACTTCCagatttttttgaagaaatcaTAGTGTTGCCTCCAAAGGAGAGAATCAAGTCTGGAAGGCCGAGGAAAAGAAGAATGGCAGCAGCTTGGgaaacaaagaaacaaaacaagTGTGGCAAGTGTGGACAAAAGGGACATAACAAAAAGACCTGCAGAAGAATTACAGCATAG
- the LOC133036740 gene encoding uncharacterized protein LOC133036740 has protein sequence MKDKYGIKMNYMKAWRSKERAQTQLHGNAKESYNLLPRYLYMLQKTNPGTLIDIEKDDDDSFKYAFVALNAAIKGWPNCKPIIVVDGTFLKAAYGGTLLTANTQDAI, from the exons ATGAAAGACAAATACGGAATAAAGATGAATTACATGAAAGCATGGCGTAGTAAAGAGCGAGCACAAACCCAGCTACATGGAAATGCTAAAGAGTCGTACAATCTCTTGCCTAGATACCTGTACATGCTACAGAAAACAAAtccag GAACATTAATAGACATAGAGAAAGATGATGATGACAGTTTCAAATATGCATTTGTTGCATTAAATGCTGCTATAAAAGGTTGGCCAAACTGCAAACCAATCATCGTGGTAGACGGTACATTCCTAAAGGCCGCGTATGGAGGCACGTTGCTCACTGCCAACACACAAGATGCAATCTAA
- the LOC133036630 gene encoding uncharacterized protein LOC133036630 — MIESEGQLKETEPLQILVQSNGHWDDNRNYVDYESSGELISTKCTFEELKRIMMEELQCNHESTQLQLKYQLKEGGQPLHIKDDKSLLFYIKLLTKEVDFTRYPLCVNKTSNTAPPNQTMVWNNMIMESYENNAAQEDLQQPGNNTATTSKQQLSAQTMGSGEVDAFFLETVTVSSESTIQQPDNNREKTTAVDEYFDFTDYAKLVAAEMVQQLENNQEEEEEVDNTEMMIINDKRHETIEKGQIYKDKETLISTLCYFAIKKTFQYKVVKSCTKEYNIVCLDTNCKWSLKATKMETQKHS; from the exons ATGATTGAATCAGAAGGACAATTGAAG GAAACGGAACCATTACAAATATTGGTGCAGAGCAATGGGCATTGGGATGACAACAGAAACTATGTTGATTATGAATCAAGTGGAGAATTAATTTCGACCAAGTGCACTTTTGAGGAACTAAAGAGAATAATGATGGAAGAACTCCAATGCAACCATGAATCAACACAACTACAACTGAAATATCAACTGAAGGAAGGAGGCCAACCACTACACatcaaggatgacaaaagtctGTTGTTCTACATAAAGCTATTAACGAAGGAGGTTGATTTCACAAGGTACCCATTGTGTGTGAACAAAACCAGTAACACGGCACCACCTAACCAAACAATGGTGTGGAACAATATGATCATGGAATCGTATGAGAACAACGCAGCACAGGAAGACTTGCAGCAACCTGGAAACAACACGGCAACAACTTCCAAGCAACAACTATCTGCGCAGACGATGGGATCTGGTGAAGTTGATGCATTTTTCCTAGAAACAGTAACAGTGTCATCAGAATCAACCATACAACAACCAGACaacaacagagaaaaaactacaGCAGTAGATGAATATTTTGACTTCACCGACTATGCAAAGCTTGTGGCTGCAGAAATGGTACAGCAACTAGAAAACAaccaggaagaagaagaggaagtggacAACACAGAAATGATGATCATCAATGACAAACGACATGAAACAATAGAGAAGGGGCAAATTTACAAGGACAAAGAAACATTGATAAGTACACTATGCTACTTTGCAATCAAGAAGACATTTCAATACAAAGTAGTGAAATCTTGCACAAAAGAATACAACATAGTGTGTTTGGACACAAACTGCAAATGGAGTTTAAAGGCTACAAAAATGGAAACACAGAAACATTCATAA